From Entelurus aequoreus isolate RoL-2023_Sb linkage group LG22, RoL_Eaeq_v1.1, whole genome shotgun sequence, one genomic window encodes:
- the LOC133639279 gene encoding ras-related protein Rab-40C-like isoform X2, which produces MRGMMGSQSSPVKTYDYLLKFLLVGDSDVGKGEILDSLQDGSVESPYAYSSGIDYKTTTILLDGKRVKLELWDTSGQGRFCTIFRSYSRGAQGILLVYDITNGWSFDGIDRWIREIDEHAPGVPRILVGNRLHLAFKRQVPTEQARAYAEKNSMTFFEVSPLCNFNVIESFTELSRIVLMRHGMEKFWRPNKVFSLQDLCCRSIVSCTPVHLIDKLPLPVSIKSHLKSFSMANGMNAVMMHGRSYSVAHSAASCSSNGGSKVSSIKRSKSFRPPQSPPKNSSSPSSSSKGNCKIA; this is translated from the exons ATGCGCGGGATGATGGGGAGCCAGAGCAGTCCTGTCAAGACTTATGACTATCTTCTCAAGTTTCTTCTGGTGGGAGACAGCGATGTTGGTAAGGGAGAGATCTTGGACAGTTTGCAGGACGGCTCTGTGGAGTCTCCCTATGCCTACAGCAGTG GAATCGATTACAAGACAACAACAATACTGCTGGATGGAAAAAGAGTAAAACTGGAGTTATG GGACACATCTGGGCAGGGGAGATTCTGCACCATCTTCAGGTCTTACTCCCGAGGGGCACAA GGCATTTTGCTAGTCTATGACATCACCAACGGTTGGTCATTTGACGGCATTGACCGCTGGATCCGGGAAATTGATGAG CATGCCCCAGGTGTGCCCCGGATCTTGGTTGGCAACAGACTTCACCTGGCTTTCAAGCGGCAGGTTCCAACGGAGCAAGCGAGGGCTTATGCGGAGAAAAACAGCATGACTTTCTTTGAGGTCAgccctttgtgcaacttcaatgTCATCGAATCGTTCACAGAACTCTCACGAATTGTGCTCATGAGGCACGGGATGGAAAAATTCTGGAGGCCCAACAAAG TTTTCAGCCTCCAAGATCTGTGCTGCCGTTCAATCGTCTCCTGCACGCCCGTGCACCTCATCGACAAACTGCCTCTGCCCGTGTCCATCAAATCCCACCTGAAGTCTTTCTCCATGGCCAACGGCATGAACGCGGTCATGATGCACGGACGCTCCTACTCGGTGGCTCACAGCGCGGCGTCATGCAGCAGTAACGGGGGAAGCAAGGTCAGCAGTATCAAACGCTCAAAGTCCTTCAGGCCTCCACAGAGTCCGCCTAAAAACtcttcctccccctcctcctcctccaaggGGAACTGTAAAATAGCGTAG
- the LOC133639279 gene encoding ras-related protein Rab-40C-like isoform X1 — protein sequence MRGMMGSQSSPVKTYDYLLKFLLVGDSDVGKGEILDSLQDGSVESPYAYSSGIDYKTTTILLDGKRVKLELWDTSGQGRFCTIFRSYSRGAQVRTTDHLGCFYIKSILCTKTFLPQGILLVYDITNGWSFDGIDRWIREIDEHAPGVPRILVGNRLHLAFKRQVPTEQARAYAEKNSMTFFEVSPLCNFNVIESFTELSRIVLMRHGMEKFWRPNKVFSLQDLCCRSIVSCTPVHLIDKLPLPVSIKSHLKSFSMANGMNAVMMHGRSYSVAHSAASCSSNGGSKVSSIKRSKSFRPPQSPPKNSSSPSSSSKGNCKIA from the exons ATGCGCGGGATGATGGGGAGCCAGAGCAGTCCTGTCAAGACTTATGACTATCTTCTCAAGTTTCTTCTGGTGGGAGACAGCGATGTTGGTAAGGGAGAGATCTTGGACAGTTTGCAGGACGGCTCTGTGGAGTCTCCCTATGCCTACAGCAGTG GAATCGATTACAAGACAACAACAATACTGCTGGATGGAAAAAGAGTAAAACTGGAGTTATG GGACACATCTGGGCAGGGGAGATTCTGCACCATCTTCAGGTCTTACTCCCGAGGGGCACAAGTGAGGACGACAGATCATTTGGGGTGTTTTTACATCAAATCTATACTGTGTACTAAGACTTTCCTCCCACAGGGCATTTTGCTAGTCTATGACATCACCAACGGTTGGTCATTTGACGGCATTGACCGCTGGATCCGGGAAATTGATGAG CATGCCCCAGGTGTGCCCCGGATCTTGGTTGGCAACAGACTTCACCTGGCTTTCAAGCGGCAGGTTCCAACGGAGCAAGCGAGGGCTTATGCGGAGAAAAACAGCATGACTTTCTTTGAGGTCAgccctttgtgcaacttcaatgTCATCGAATCGTTCACAGAACTCTCACGAATTGTGCTCATGAGGCACGGGATGGAAAAATTCTGGAGGCCCAACAAAG TTTTCAGCCTCCAAGATCTGTGCTGCCGTTCAATCGTCTCCTGCACGCCCGTGCACCTCATCGACAAACTGCCTCTGCCCGTGTCCATCAAATCCCACCTGAAGTCTTTCTCCATGGCCAACGGCATGAACGCGGTCATGATGCACGGACGCTCCTACTCGGTGGCTCACAGCGCGGCGTCATGCAGCAGTAACGGGGGAAGCAAGGTCAGCAGTATCAAACGCTCAAAGTCCTTCAGGCCTCCACAGAGTCCGCCTAAAAACtcttcctccccctcctcctcctccaaggGGAACTGTAAAATAGCGTAG
- the wfikkn1 gene encoding WAP, Kazal, immunoglobulin, Kunitz and NTR domain-containing protein yields the protein MFNISVRHFHSPCAEEDAVWRRASNPTRPWLRGYLRLILLCELLQLSLCASVSGAHVAHEGLCPNKLNNNLWVDAQSTCERECSLDEDCADFEKCCTNVCGLSSCVAARFSDGTPAQPSGLGEGATAAATCDGFICSQQGATCDIWDDQPVCKCQDRCEKEPNFTCASDGLTYFNRCYMDAEACVRGVTLTVVACRFYLAGPHTSPSAPQDTTAYPTPTSSREEPMSPTLYSNPRHQSVYVGGTVSFHCDVIGVPRPDVTWEKQSDRRERLVMRPDQMYGNVVITNIGQLVIYSAQVWDTGIYTCVARNSAGVLRADYPLSVIRRAGDDFSEDPDMPMGRPFSPADCLAEADTRVCSGERHVDWFYDGKLGSCAAFSNGGCDDSRNRFETFEECKASCQREGAGVCSLPAVQGPCKTWEVRWAWNSMMKRCQAFAYGGCHGNANSFRTQKECDANCPTPRRKPCKACRVKGKMVPSLCRSDFAIVGRLTELVEDLDSGLARFSLEEVLRDEKMGLSFFNTEHLEVTIDKIDWTCPCPNITLEENPLLVMGVVQDGVAIIQSDSYVKAVTERRLKKLREVLVKKSCQTL from the exons ATGTTTAATATCTCTGTGCGTCATTTTCATTCTCCCTGCGCGGAGGAGGACGCAGTTTGGCGGCGTGCGTCCAACCCCACAAGACCGTGGCTGCGTGGATATTTGCGCCTTATTTTGCTCTGCGAGTTACTGCAACTTTCTTTGTGCGCCAGCGTGTCAGGAGCCCACGTAGCGCACGAAGGACTTTGCCCCAACAAGCTCAACAACAACCTGTGGGTGGACGCGCAAAGCACCTGCGAGAGAGAATGTAGCCTTGATGAG GATTGTGCGGACTTTGAGAAGTGCTGCACCAACGTGTGCGGACTCAGCAGCTGCGTGGCCGCACGTTTCTCTGATGGCACGCCTGCTCAGCCCAGCGGCCTTGGCGAAGGGGCAACGGCGGCGGCCACGTGCGATGGTTTTATCTGCAGCCAGCAGGGAGCCACCTGTGACATCTGGGACGACCAACCCGTCTGCAAGTGCCAGGACAGGTGCGAGAAGGAGCCCAACTTCACCTGCGCCTCGGACGGCCTGACCTACTTCAACCGCTGCTACATGGACGCCGAGGCCTGCGTCCGCGGCGTGACGCTGACGGTGGTCGCCTGCAGGTTCTACCTGGCCGGGCCTCACACCAGCCCGTCGGCGCCGCAGGACACCACCGCCTACCCCACGCCCACGTCCTCCCGGGAGGAGCCCATGTCCCCCACGCTGTACTCCAACCCTCGCCACCAGTCCGTCTACGTCGGCGGCACGGTCAGCTTCCACTGCGACGTCATCGGCGTCCCCAGACCCGATGTCACCTGGGAGAAGCAAAGCGACCGCCGTGAGCGCCTGGTCATGAGGCCGGATCAGATGTACGGGAACGTGGTCATCACCAACATCGGGCAGCTGGTCATCTACAGCGCCCAGGTGTGGGACACGGGCATCTACACCTGCGTCGCACGCAACTCAGCGGGGGTGCTCCGCGCCGACTACCCTTTGTCGGTCATACGCCGGGCGGGCGACGACTTCTCCGAGGACCCCGACATGCCCATGGGGAGGCCCTTCTCGCCGGCGGACTGCCTGGCGGAAGCGGACACCAGAGTGTGCAGCGGCGAGCGCCACGTGGATTGGTTCTACGACGGCAAGCTGGGCTCCTGCGCGGCCTTCAGCAATGGCGGCTGCGACGACAGCCGCAACCGCTTCGAGACGTTCGAGGAGTGCAAGGCGTCGTGTCAGCGCGAGGGAGCGGGGGTCTGCTCCCTGCCGGCGGTCCAGGGGCCCTGCAAAACCTGGGAAGTGCGTTGGGCTTGGAACTCCATGATGAAACGATGCCAGGCGTTCGCCTACGGCGGCTGCCATGGCAACGCCAACAGCTTCCGCACGCAGAAGGAGTGCGACGCCAACTGCCCGACGCCCAGAAGGAAACCTTGCAAGGCGTGTCGGGTCAAAGGGAAGATGGTGCCCAGCTTATGCCGCAGCGACTTCGCCATCGTGGGGCGGTTGACCGAACTGGTGGAGGACCTGGACTCCGGATTGGCGCGGTTCAGCCTGGAGGAGGTTCTCCGAGACGAGAAGATGGGCCTGTCCTTCTTCAACACCGAGCACCTGGAGGTGACCATCGACAAGATAGACTGGACGTGTCCCTGCCCCAACATCACCCTGGAGGAGAACCCGCTGCTGGTGATGGGGGTGGTGCAGGACGGCGTGGCCATCATCCAGTCCGACAGCTACGTCAAAGCCGTCACGGAGCGCAGACTCAAGAAGCTCCGGGAAGTTCTGGTGAAGAAGAGCTGCCAGACGTTGTAA